In Myxococcus stipitatus, a single window of DNA contains:
- a CDS encoding imm11 family protein, with protein sequence MTKRFFDLSEDQQEGAWDLGDPRDARGQEVEDPWMFRAGKPVLLEGRLTVPVDTPGRRLDFSTAGIGVTPVVHVRVAELFTQLAPSDVQMLPVDVEGQPDQYVILVATRLIRCIDDGASREVSYWGPEDGRPDKLGQYRSVAGMRIDPSAVEDAQVFRTWGWKIALIVSEDIKRAMERANVSGARFTEV encoded by the coding sequence ATGACCAAGCGATTCTTCGACCTCTCCGAGGACCAGCAAGAGGGCGCCTGGGACCTCGGAGATCCACGAGATGCACGGGGACAGGAAGTCGAAGACCCGTGGATGTTCAGGGCAGGGAAGCCCGTGCTCCTCGAGGGTCGCCTCACGGTTCCCGTCGACACACCCGGGCGGAGACTGGACTTCTCCACCGCGGGCATCGGCGTGACGCCGGTCGTTCACGTTCGCGTGGCCGAACTCTTCACGCAGCTGGCTCCCTCCGACGTGCAGATGCTCCCCGTGGACGTCGAGGGTCAACCAGACCAGTACGTCATCCTGGTCGCGACCCGGCTCATCCGCTGCATCGATGATGGGGCTTCGAGGGAAGTGAGCTACTGGGGGCCCGAGGATGGGCGGCCGGACAAACTGGGCCAGTATCGCTCCGTGGCTGGGATGAGAATCGACCCCTCCGCCGTGGAGGATGCCCAGGTGTTCAGGACCTGGGGGTGGAAGATCGCGCTCATCGTCTCCGAGGACATCAAGCGAGCCATGGAGCGCGCCAACGTCTCGGGTGCGAGGTTCACGGAAGTCTAG
- a CDS encoding AHH domain-containing protein, which yields MSIRWAVVLLGTLVAGCSTTRVVRLETGRESRVVSPREEPGTGLGYVELDEEEFHDAVMSLARDVRPFANPLREARNLFGVPERSGVYLYQGGVPRLVPLEQERDLEGLHLLESYADDSLTRAYGQWCQRKGRPGDCLRLLTEGPLLASDGKYALAMATVTASLTMYLMLWSLPEPVSKGAATLMTAVAIAYLGVDTVWRLLDGWISLVRQVERATTFEQISAAGEAHGAVLGENAARVFVMLATAAIGSTVGLAAKASHLPGSAQAALVVESQAGFRYAALTEVQAVAVATEGFTITLAPNALAMATDSMKSGGSQSHHLATDKNDISRARGGPWTPEFRRIFKRAGMELKDPENIVDVPGHRGPHPRRYHELVFRRLNEAVEGCRSVESCRKALTAELQKLAREAVKKGTEIHRLLTEGR from the coding sequence ATGTCGATTCGCTGGGCAGTCGTCCTCTTGGGGACGCTGGTGGCAGGTTGCTCGACGACGCGTGTCGTTCGTCTCGAGACAGGTCGCGAGTCCCGTGTCGTCTCTCCTCGAGAGGAGCCGGGTACCGGGTTGGGGTATGTGGAACTTGATGAAGAAGAGTTCCACGACGCGGTGATGTCGCTTGCTCGCGACGTGAGGCCCTTCGCGAATCCGCTGCGAGAAGCCCGCAACCTCTTCGGGGTCCCAGAGCGAAGCGGCGTCTATCTGTACCAGGGTGGCGTTCCTCGACTTGTTCCCCTGGAGCAGGAGAGAGACCTCGAGGGTCTGCACCTGCTGGAATCCTATGCGGATGATTCACTGACGCGAGCCTACGGTCAGTGGTGTCAGCGCAAGGGGAGACCTGGAGACTGTCTGCGCCTGCTGACCGAAGGACCTCTGCTGGCCAGCGATGGCAAATACGCGCTCGCCATGGCCACCGTGACGGCCTCCCTCACGATGTACTTGATGCTCTGGTCCCTTCCGGAGCCGGTATCCAAGGGAGCCGCGACGCTGATGACCGCGGTGGCCATCGCCTATCTGGGCGTGGACACGGTGTGGCGTCTACTCGATGGGTGGATATCCCTGGTACGTCAGGTCGAGCGGGCCACCACCTTCGAACAGATAAGCGCGGCGGGCGAGGCCCATGGTGCCGTCCTCGGTGAGAATGCCGCACGTGTCTTCGTGATGCTGGCTACGGCGGCCATCGGAAGCACGGTGGGGCTCGCGGCGAAGGCGTCCCATCTACCGGGGTCGGCTCAGGCGGCGCTCGTGGTGGAGAGCCAGGCAGGTTTCCGGTACGCGGCGTTGACGGAGGTGCAAGCCGTGGCTGTGGCCACGGAAGGATTCACCATCACGCTTGCTCCCAACGCGCTGGCTATGGCCACCGACTCCATGAAGTCGGGTGGAAGCCAGAGTCATCACCTCGCCACCGACAAGAACGACATCTCCAGAGCGAGAGGTGGCCCCTGGACCCCAGAGTTCAGGCGAATCTTCAAGCGGGCGGGGATGGAGCTGAAGGACCCCGAGAACATCGTCGATGTTCCAGGCCACAGAGGGCCTCATCCACGGCGGTATCATGAGCTGGTGTTCAGGCGATTGAACGAGGCCGTCGAGGGGTGCCGTAGCGTGGAGTCATGTCGCAAGGCCCTGACAGCGGAACTCCAGAAGCTCGCGAGGGAAGCGGTGAAGAAGGGAACGGAGATCCACCGGCTGCTGACCGAGGGCAGGTGA
- a CDS encoding PilZ domain-containing protein — MQADTRDGTRGRDSVLGYRMGTELTAVASFGERNAPGRLVQLSLEHMTLHLDAHALPPLPGQVASVVLGQGERWATSLDAEVMEVRGARPEVSLRFVSPPLDAGRRIVSVLEALRDNGLLLPPETRPVWKERIDRPERVARICEALAGRQARGVARGADGRRVGVSAVSFDALADRMEWRLEDGPMPPGPLTLEVFGYSSVVHASVMDARQEGERVVMSVPTELVRYRHRWLRRAPPSSPCVLSFDHPLWPQVHVRRPVLDLSYEGLAFMTEPDEDLLYPGLRQPVLEVAMEGLPPVRLRAEVRNISSTAAGRRCGMSVRPLDAEGARAWRALVEAQMHPSTRVEGDWSEATWKLLEGSGYFGLPGKSPEDFTEERPWFDATQERLEGRTRLGYRVVRPAGESLEATLSVVKPFEGTWMAHQLARQHVPGMRSSAREALRDIYLRGYEPTQVDPDVKWLIAFCEASVRWVRFTKFDFARWYEHTGQACLVPFRLMEAEVERDWVLPPDVEVAEPTDAERARFFQELERTRPVAYREALDLVPERFELSRVSTRWKEAGLDRARALRVARVDGKPVAVAVFESAQPGLNLFNVLDGVRVVTLVDDARPEVQRAMLALLGHAAQWYRALGRRVFVHYVESTCVEYVEQAALADLGDGRLWVISASLLPEFLEHLCEATTPRSGA, encoded by the coding sequence ATGCAGGCGGACACACGTGACGGTACGCGCGGCCGGGATTCGGTGCTGGGCTACCGGATGGGGACGGAGCTGACCGCGGTGGCTTCGTTCGGCGAGCGCAACGCACCGGGTCGACTCGTGCAGCTCTCGCTCGAGCACATGACGCTGCACCTGGACGCGCACGCGCTGCCGCCGCTGCCGGGGCAGGTCGCGTCGGTGGTGCTCGGTCAGGGGGAGCGCTGGGCCACCTCGCTCGACGCGGAGGTGATGGAGGTCCGCGGCGCGCGGCCGGAGGTCAGCTTGCGCTTCGTGTCACCGCCGCTCGACGCGGGACGTCGAATCGTCTCCGTGCTGGAGGCGCTGCGCGACAACGGCCTGTTGCTCCCCCCGGAGACGCGGCCGGTGTGGAAGGAGCGCATCGACCGGCCCGAACGCGTGGCGCGCATCTGCGAGGCGCTGGCGGGGCGACAGGCGCGCGGCGTGGCGCGCGGGGCGGACGGCCGGCGCGTCGGCGTGTCGGCGGTGTCCTTCGACGCGCTCGCGGACCGCATGGAGTGGCGCCTGGAGGATGGCCCCATGCCGCCCGGTCCCCTCACGCTGGAGGTCTTCGGCTACAGCAGCGTGGTGCACGCGTCGGTGATGGACGCGCGGCAGGAGGGCGAGCGGGTGGTGATGTCCGTGCCCACGGAGCTGGTGCGCTACCGCCACCGCTGGCTGCGCCGCGCCCCGCCCTCCAGTCCGTGTGTCCTCTCCTTCGACCACCCGCTGTGGCCGCAGGTGCACGTGCGCCGCCCCGTGCTGGACCTGTCCTACGAGGGCCTGGCCTTCATGACGGAGCCGGACGAGGACCTGCTGTACCCGGGCCTGCGTCAGCCGGTGCTGGAGGTGGCCATGGAGGGTCTGCCTCCCGTGCGGCTGCGCGCCGAGGTGCGCAACATCTCCAGCACGGCGGCGGGCCGTCGCTGCGGCATGTCCGTGCGCCCGCTGGACGCGGAAGGGGCCCGGGCGTGGCGCGCGCTGGTGGAGGCGCAGATGCACCCGTCCACCCGCGTTGAGGGTGACTGGAGCGAGGCCACGTGGAAGCTCCTGGAGGGCTCCGGCTACTTCGGCCTGCCGGGCAAGTCGCCCGAGGACTTCACCGAGGAGCGCCCCTGGTTCGACGCCACCCAGGAGCGCCTGGAGGGCCGCACGCGCCTGGGCTACCGCGTGGTGCGCCCGGCGGGTGAGTCGCTGGAGGCCACGCTGTCGGTGGTGAAGCCCTTCGAGGGCACGTGGATGGCGCACCAGCTGGCGCGGCAGCACGTGCCGGGCATGCGCTCGTCGGCGCGCGAGGCGCTGCGCGACATCTACCTGCGCGGCTACGAGCCCACCCAGGTGGACCCGGACGTGAAGTGGCTCATCGCCTTCTGCGAGGCGAGCGTGCGCTGGGTGCGCTTCACCAAGTTCGACTTCGCGCGCTGGTACGAGCACACCGGCCAGGCGTGCCTCGTCCCCTTCCGGCTGATGGAGGCGGAGGTGGAGCGCGACTGGGTGCTGCCGCCGGACGTGGAGGTGGCCGAGCCCACCGACGCCGAGCGCGCCCGCTTCTTCCAGGAGCTGGAGCGCACGCGCCCCGTCGCCTACCGCGAGGCGTTGGACCTGGTGCCCGAGCGCTTCGAGCTGTCGCGCGTGAGCACCCGCTGGAAGGAGGCGGGCCTGGACCGCGCCAGGGCGCTGCGCGTGGCCCGCGTGGACGGCAAGCCCGTGGCGGTGGCGGTGTTCGAGTCCGCGCAGCCGGGCCTCAACCTCTTCAACGTGCTGGACGGCGTGCGCGTCGTGACGCTGGTGGATGACGCGAGGCCGGAGGTGCAGCGCGCCATGCTCGCGCTGCTCGGCCACGCGGCCCAGTGGTACCGCGCGCTGGGGCGTCGGGTGTTCGTCCACTACGTGGAGTCGACGTGCGTGGAGTACGTGGAGCAGGCCGCGCTCGCGGACCTGGGGGATGGCCGGCTGTGGGTCATCTCCGCCAGCCTGCTGCCGGAGTTCCTCGAGCACCTGTGCGAGGCCACCACGCCCCGCTCGGGGGCCTGA
- a CDS encoding helix-turn-helix transcriptional regulator has protein sequence MKTELGIHLGQSARAARRSLGLTQADVAQKLGVAREVYARLERGHMLPSIHTLRGLCTVLRVPPHDLLALDATIETPPGRKRPPPRVRPEPPALEHLRRTLRGLSASDLRLLNALASTLPTTPPGQHAGSED, from the coding sequence ATGAAGACCGAGCTTGGAATCCACCTGGGCCAGTCCGCGCGCGCGGCCCGCAGGAGCCTGGGGCTGACCCAGGCGGACGTCGCCCAGAAGCTGGGCGTGGCCCGCGAGGTCTACGCGCGCCTCGAGCGCGGACACATGCTCCCGAGCATCCACACGCTGCGCGGCCTGTGCACCGTGCTCCGCGTCCCACCGCACGACCTGCTCGCCCTCGACGCCACCATCGAGACACCCCCGGGTCGCAAGCGCCCACCCCCACGCGTCCGCCCCGAGCCCCCCGCCCTCGAGCACCTGCGTCGCACGCTGCGCGGCCTGTCCGCCTCCGACCTGCGCCTGCTCAACGCCCTGGCCTCCACGCTCCCCACCACCCCACCCGGGCAACACGCCGGGTCCGAGGATTGA
- a CDS encoding YkgJ family cysteine cluster protein has product MPLSTLCLHCGMCCDGTLFTHVSLQPGEVTALQRRGVPVGQRADGSPALVQHCAALEGRTCTAYGERPAGCRRYQCQLFSALEEKEVSLGEALAVVDEAHALREAVERELPAAEPGAPRSVMQRARHAARAGAQTPLSERAQAAYARAEAFLDSRFRGRFGRRG; this is encoded by the coding sequence ATGCCCCTCTCCACGCTCTGTCTCCACTGCGGCATGTGCTGTGACGGTACGCTCTTCACCCACGTTTCCCTGCAACCTGGCGAGGTCACGGCGCTCCAGCGGAGGGGCGTGCCGGTGGGCCAGCGGGCGGACGGGAGTCCGGCGCTGGTGCAGCACTGCGCGGCGTTGGAGGGGCGGACGTGCACCGCGTACGGGGAGCGTCCGGCGGGGTGTCGCCGCTACCAGTGCCAGCTGTTCTCCGCGCTCGAGGAGAAGGAGGTGTCGCTGGGGGAGGCGCTCGCGGTGGTGGACGAGGCCCACGCCTTGCGTGAGGCGGTGGAGCGGGAGCTTCCCGCCGCGGAGCCGGGGGCGCCGCGCTCGGTGATGCAGCGCGCGCGACACGCGGCGCGAGCGGGCGCGCAGACGCCCTTGTCGGAGCGGGCGCAGGCGGCGTACGCGCGAGCGGAGGCGTTCCTCGACTCGCGCTTCCGGGGCCGCTTCGGGCGACGGGGTTGA
- a CDS encoding serine/threonine-protein kinase, with amino-acid sequence MSGTTLQLSPDANRGRSLGKYEVLSRLSTGGMAEIFLASQRGLAGFRKLVVLKQILPDIRGEEEFIRMFLDEAKVTAAFNHPHIAQVFDLDIAEGELFLAMEFVPGATLVEVARACRQANLPIPMGFSLMSVRDTAVALHYAHTFTDPLGNPSPVIHRDVAEKNIMVTYEGVTKLLDFGIAKSLARASRTAVGMVKGTSGYMSPEQIMGDPLDARSDLFSLGVVLHELLTGMRLFYAKQAEAMMNAVLRCEVAAPSRTNKQVPPELDAIVLRALSRKREDRYATTLEFARALERAVGPLIWHPEQSAEVMRRLFADRREQTRQLLMSGPSSSGDTTGETNLAHMLSLSGDGEPPTANGGPPPEPTAPRRASTPPPPKPTSPPPPAPAAKPTSPPPTSAKSAASTSPRRATTTHQPAASTPPPPPVEAEPVSRKAVLSTPQKRLGARAATSDSVRPPPPVSSSTSSDPDLTHTARTQPARAALPPEHTVRAVVAVPQRAPPPPPPEEPSRSEVKSRGRGSVDVPRAAPPPPAPPERHDQTAMVRMPVAPSEASQAGAGRRPAAPARRRTQAQLPASSEVEVTTRPARTFQDTRRRDAMPDDDRSHSAATQAGVDAIRSSSGGWMVAVAGVLVALALGTTMVALGLDKGLVSGWLSSLTNDEPKAPPPGSPPPARATGTTPTPAPTPPPVPRPVEAAPTPAPPQVAQDDAPAAPAPTTSPGEETPAPEGDPGPATAQGEPSEPEADEPRQATKKSRVATTRRGKARGQDAAEESQGASGEPGFLSLSTEPTAKVFLGGRSLGDTPLSKVSLPPGKHNLKLMAEGGKALALPVDIKSGETTTVRMPLEMLSQ; translated from the coding sequence ATGAGTGGGACGACGCTGCAGCTCTCGCCGGATGCCAACAGGGGCCGGTCGCTGGGCAAGTACGAGGTTCTCAGCCGCCTGTCCACGGGCGGGATGGCGGAGATCTTCCTCGCGTCGCAGCGTGGGCTCGCGGGCTTCCGCAAGCTGGTGGTGTTGAAGCAAATCCTGCCGGACATCCGGGGCGAGGAGGAGTTCATCCGGATGTTCCTGGACGAGGCCAAGGTGACGGCCGCGTTCAACCACCCGCACATCGCCCAGGTGTTCGACCTGGACATCGCCGAGGGCGAGCTCTTCCTGGCCATGGAGTTCGTGCCGGGCGCGACGTTGGTGGAGGTGGCGCGCGCGTGCCGCCAGGCCAACCTCCCCATCCCCATGGGCTTCAGCCTCATGTCGGTGCGCGACACCGCGGTGGCGCTGCACTACGCGCACACCTTCACGGATCCGCTCGGCAACCCCTCGCCCGTCATCCACCGGGACGTGGCGGAGAAGAACATCATGGTGACGTACGAGGGCGTCACCAAGCTGTTGGACTTCGGCATCGCCAAGAGCCTGGCGCGCGCCAGCCGCACCGCGGTGGGCATGGTGAAGGGCACCAGCGGCTATATGTCGCCCGAGCAGATCATGGGGGATCCGCTCGACGCGCGCAGCGACCTGTTCAGCCTGGGCGTCGTGCTGCACGAGCTGCTCACCGGCATGCGGTTGTTCTACGCGAAGCAGGCCGAGGCGATGATGAACGCGGTGCTGCGCTGCGAGGTGGCGGCGCCGTCGCGCACCAACAAGCAGGTGCCGCCGGAGCTGGACGCCATCGTCCTGCGCGCGCTGTCGCGCAAGCGCGAGGACCGCTACGCCACCACGCTGGAGTTCGCCCGCGCCCTGGAGCGCGCGGTGGGCCCCCTCATCTGGCACCCCGAGCAGAGCGCCGAGGTGATGCGCCGCCTCTTCGCGGACCGCCGGGAGCAGACGCGACAGCTCCTCATGAGCGGGCCCTCCTCGTCCGGCGACACGACGGGCGAGACGAACCTGGCGCACATGCTGTCCCTGAGCGGCGACGGCGAGCCGCCCACCGCCAATGGCGGCCCACCTCCGGAGCCCACCGCTCCCCGGCGCGCGTCCACGCCACCGCCACCGAAGCCCACCAGCCCCCCTCCCCCAGCGCCCGCGGCGAAGCCCACCTCCCCGCCGCCCACCTCGGCGAAGTCGGCCGCGTCCACCTCACCCCGGCGCGCGACCACCACCCACCAGCCCGCCGCCAGCACGCCGCCTCCACCGCCCGTGGAGGCCGAGCCCGTGTCTCGCAAGGCCGTGCTCTCCACGCCCCAGAAGCGACTGGGCGCGCGCGCGGCGACCTCCGACTCGGTGCGGCCGCCGCCTCCCGTCTCGTCCTCCACCTCGTCCGACCCGGACCTGACGCACACCGCCCGCACCCAGCCCGCCAGGGCCGCGCTCCCCCCGGAGCACACCGTGCGCGCCGTGGTGGCCGTCCCGCAGCGTGCGCCGCCGCCCCCTCCACCGGAGGAGCCCTCCCGCTCCGAGGTGAAGTCCCGGGGTCGCGGCAGCGTGGACGTGCCACGCGCCGCGCCGCCCCCTCCCGCGCCTCCAGAGCGGCACGACCAGACGGCCATGGTGCGCATGCCTGTCGCCCCCTCGGAGGCCTCCCAGGCCGGCGCCGGCCGCCGCCCCGCCGCCCCGGCACGACGTCGCACGCAAGCGCAGCTGCCCGCGTCCAGCGAGGTGGAGGTCACCACCCGCCCCGCCCGCACGTTCCAGGACACGCGGCGCAGGGACGCGATGCCCGACGACGACCGCTCCCACAGCGCGGCGACGCAGGCCGGGGTCGACGCGATTCGGAGCTCCTCGGGCGGCTGGATGGTGGCCGTCGCGGGGGTCCTCGTCGCGCTCGCCCTGGGGACGACGATGGTGGCGTTGGGCCTCGACAAGGGCCTCGTCTCCGGCTGGCTGTCGTCGCTGACGAACGACGAGCCGAAGGCTCCCCCACCGGGCTCCCCACCGCCCGCGCGCGCGACGGGGACGACGCCCACGCCGGCGCCCACTCCCCCGCCCGTGCCCCGCCCGGTCGAGGCCGCGCCCACCCCGGCTCCACCCCAGGTGGCCCAGGACGACGCTCCAGCGGCGCCGGCCCCCACCACGTCCCCCGGCGAGGAGACGCCCGCCCCCGAGGGAGACCCGGGCCCGGCGACCGCCCAGGGCGAGCCCTCCGAGCCCGAGGCCGACGAGCCCCGGCAGGCCACCAAGAAGTCCCGCGTGGCGACGACCCGGCGCGGCAAGGCGCGTGGCCAGGACGCGGCGGAGGAGTCCCAGGGCGCCTCGGGCGAGCCGGGCTTCCTCTCGCTGTCCACCGAGCCGACCGCCAAGGTGTTCCTGGGCGGCCGGTCGCTCGGGGACACGCCCCTCTCCAAGGTGAGCCTGCCGCCGGGGAAGCAC
- a CDS encoding ribonuclease R family protein, giving the protein MDTSASASPRTVTGRIDVHPRGFGFLTVQAPGSQEVLSAFIPPPDLNPFLAGDIVTGTVTAGADGRLTASALSLVERHRARVYGEVVSRKGTQYLRIDREVANADWVLDAAGTAVQHGDAVVANLVDGKCVLAYRLEPGADRSLERIIARHGLEKEFAPEVVQEARSLRSVPHAVGARRDLRDVPTVTVDAPSTRDIDDAISVLPAGPDGALRLLVSIADVSEFVKAGTPLDAEARARATSVYMAGRVLPMLPEELSAHWLSLVPGEERLCLTVELRIDPQGRVTAADVYESVIRSWARLNYDEVAAFLDRGEVSAPMAPVKDVMPWFRLAAARLAVARGARGGMEFARDEARFTFDAATGELSGLVSERPTSAHGMIERFMVAANEAIATWMLARGLPGVFRVHEQPDPSRVEDLNAFAQASGFAAGFGRELTPLALAAFDRQIAGAAAEPALRSVLRRSLGPSRYTVKPGPHFGLAAPLYLHFTSPIRRYADLAVHRTLKGYLHGRRDYLDEDPAVESLAVHINGRARAANRAESDRHHVLEARWLAGQVGKEFPAHVVRVKPFGLVVQLDGMLVEGVLPAEGLPGGPFRPDARELSLVGKQKSYPVGMPVRVKVASTDEQLGRVEFGLVG; this is encoded by the coding sequence ATGGATACCTCTGCTTCCGCTTCACCCCGTACCGTCACCGGACGTATCGACGTCCATCCCCGAGGCTTCGGCTTCCTCACCGTGCAGGCCCCCGGGTCGCAGGAGGTGCTGTCCGCCTTCATCCCGCCGCCGGACCTGAACCCGTTCCTGGCGGGGGACATCGTCACCGGGACGGTGACGGCGGGCGCGGACGGCCGGCTGACGGCGAGCGCCCTGTCGCTGGTGGAGCGCCACCGCGCGCGCGTCTACGGCGAGGTGGTGTCGCGCAAGGGCACGCAGTACCTGCGCATCGACCGCGAGGTGGCCAACGCGGACTGGGTGCTCGACGCGGCGGGCACGGCGGTGCAGCACGGCGACGCGGTGGTGGCGAACCTGGTCGACGGCAAGTGCGTGCTGGCGTACCGGCTGGAGCCCGGCGCGGACCGCTCGCTGGAGCGCATCATCGCGCGCCACGGCCTCGAGAAGGAGTTCGCCCCGGAGGTGGTGCAGGAGGCGCGGAGCCTGCGCTCGGTGCCGCACGCGGTGGGCGCGCGGAGGGATTTGCGCGACGTGCCGACGGTGACGGTGGACGCGCCCTCGACGCGCGACATCGACGACGCGATTTCGGTGCTGCCGGCGGGGCCGGACGGCGCGCTGCGGCTGCTGGTGTCCATCGCGGACGTGAGCGAGTTCGTGAAGGCGGGGACGCCGCTGGACGCGGAGGCGCGCGCGCGGGCGACCAGCGTGTACATGGCGGGGCGTGTATTGCCCATGCTCCCGGAGGAGCTGTCCGCGCACTGGTTGAGCCTGGTGCCGGGGGAGGAGCGGCTGTGCCTCACGGTGGAGCTGCGCATCGACCCGCAGGGGCGGGTGACGGCGGCGGACGTGTACGAGAGCGTCATCCGTTCGTGGGCGCGGTTGAACTACGACGAGGTGGCGGCCTTCCTGGACCGGGGCGAGGTGTCCGCGCCCATGGCGCCGGTGAAGGACGTCATGCCCTGGTTCCGGCTGGCGGCGGCGCGGCTGGCGGTGGCGCGTGGCGCGCGTGGCGGCATGGAGTTCGCGCGAGATGAAGCGCGGTTCACCTTCGACGCGGCGACGGGGGAGCTGTCCGGCCTGGTGAGCGAGCGGCCCACGTCCGCGCACGGGATGATCGAGCGCTTCATGGTGGCGGCGAACGAGGCCATCGCGACGTGGATGCTGGCGCGCGGGTTGCCGGGGGTGTTCCGGGTGCACGAGCAGCCGGACCCGTCGCGCGTGGAGGACCTGAACGCGTTCGCGCAGGCGTCGGGGTTCGCGGCGGGGTTCGGGCGGGAGCTGACGCCGTTGGCGCTGGCGGCGTTCGACCGGCAGATTGCCGGGGCGGCGGCGGAGCCGGCGTTGCGCTCGGTGTTGCGGCGCTCACTGGGTCCGTCGCGGTACACGGTGAAGCCGGGGCCGCACTTCGGGTTGGCGGCGCCGCTGTATCTGCACTTCACGTCGCCCATCCGTCGGTACGCGGACCTGGCGGTGCACCGGACGTTGAAGGGCTACCTGCATGGCCGGCGGGACTACCTGGACGAGGACCCGGCGGTGGAGTCGCTGGCGGTCCACATCAACGGGCGGGCGCGCGCGGCGAATCGCGCGGAGTCGGACCGTCACCACGTGCTGGAGGCGCGGTGGCTGGCGGGACAGGTGGGCAAGGAGTTCCCGGCGCACGTGGTGCGGGTGAAGCCGTTCGGTCTGGTGGTGCAGCTCGACGGCATGCTCGTGGAGGGCGTGTTGCCCGCGGAGGGACTGCCTGGGGGGCCGTTCCGCCCGGACGCGCGCGAGCTGTCCCTCGTGGGCAAGCAGAAGAGCTACCCGGTCGGCATGCCCGTGCGCGTGAAGGTCGCGTCCACGGACGAGCAGCTCGGCCGCGTGGAGTTCGGGTTGGTGGGGTAG